Within Streptomyces sp. NBC_00704, the genomic segment CCGTTCACGGTGCTCGCGCCCGACGGACCCTCGTCGCGCAGGCCCTGGCCGTCGTGACAGCCGGTGAGGGCGAGCGCCGCGACGACGGTCAGCGCGGCGCTCGCGAGCAGTCGGGCCCGACGCCGGACACCACGGGGGACGGGCGGGGTGGAGGGAGCGGAGCGCGTGGACATGGGGCAAGCCTGTGCCGCGGAGCCGCCCTGCTTCCACACTCCTCGGGGAAGTCGGGACGACGGTTCGTCCTCCTGCCCTCTGAGCTGCGAAAACAGGCATCCGGCGGGACGCCGGTTGGGACGCCCGGCCCGCCGGAGAGCCGTCCGCCGGACCGCGGTCCACATGCCGAAAAGGCCGGTGTAGACGCCACCCATATCTCTAGGGTGCGGACATGACACCCGCATCCACGCCTGCCCCCGCATCCGCACCGGCTCCCGCACCCGCGCCCGTCTCCGCGTCCGCCGTGGCGCCTCCGCCGCTCGCCGCCCGTGCCGGGTCGGTGGGCGGTTCGCCCGTGCGGGACATCCTCGCCGTCACCGCCCGTCCCGAGGTGATCAACTTCGCGGGCGGGCTGCCCGCGCCCGAGCTGTTCGACCGCGAGGGCGTCGCCGCCGCGTTCCGCCATGTGCTGGAGGAGGCCCCGGCGCGCGCGTTGCAGTACTCCACCACCGAGGGCGAGCCGGCGCTGCGGGAGCCGCTGGCCGCGCGGACGACGGCCCGCGGACTGCCCACGACCGCCGACGACCTCCTTGTCACCACGGGCTCCCAGCAGGCGCTGTCCCTGCTGGCGACCGCCCTCCTCGACCCCGGCGACACCGTGCTCGTCGAGGAGCCCTGCTACCTGGCGGCCCTCCAGGTCTTCGGCCTGGCGGGTGCGCGGATCCTCGCCGTGCCCGCCGACGCCGACGGTCCGGACCCGGAGGCGCTCGCGGAACTGGTGGTCCGTGAGCGGCCCAAGCTCTTCTACACCGTCCCCACCTTCCAGAACCCCACCGGCCGCACCCTGCCTGCGGAGCGGCGGGCCGCCGTCGCCGCCGTCGCCGCCCGGCACGGTCTGTGGATCGTCGAGGACGACCCGTACGGCGAACTCCGCTACGAGGGCGGACGCGTCCCGTGGATCGCGGCCCACCCGGACGCCCGTGACCGCACGGTGCTGCTCGGCTCCTTCTCCAAGGTGATGGCCCCCGGCCTGCGGCTGGGCTGGCTGCGGGCGCCCGCCCCGCTGCGGCGGGCCTGCGCGATCGTGAAACAGGCCGCCGACCTGCACACGCCGACCGTCAACCAGCTCGCCGCCGCCCGCTACCTCGCCGTCCGGGACCTCGACGCGCATGTGTCGCGGGTGGCGGCCGTCTACCGGGAGCGGCGCGACGCCATGCTGGCCGGGCTGGGAGACGCGCTGCCGGACGGCTCGGTGTGGAACCGGCCCGAGGGCGGCATGTTCCTCTGGGCCCGCCTCCCCGAGCGGTACGACACCACGGCCCTGCTGCCGCAGGTCGTCGCCCAGGACGTGGCGTACGTCCCCGGCGCGCCCTTCTACGCGGGCGAGGCCGACCGCTCCACGCTGCGGCTGTGCTTCGTGACGCAGACGCCGCGGGAGATCGCGGAAGGACTGACCAGGCTCGGACGGGGACTCCGGGCGTGACCGGCGGCGGGCCCGCCGGGGCTCACCGTTAAACCGGGCTTGCCGGGCTTGCCGGATCGGCCGGGCCTGCCGGGGCGGCGGCCGTCTCCGTCAGTCCCACCAGAAGGACCAGACGGGCTCGCCGACCAGTTGCTCGGCGTAGGCCGCCAGGTCTCCCGCGCCCTGGAGGACGTTGTCCGGGCAGAACGCGAAGTGCTCGGCGGCCACGGCCGTCGCCTCGGTGAGCGTGGCGGGCGGGGCGGCGACGGAGACCACGAGCACGTCGAAGCCGAGCCCGACGACCCGTATGCCGAAGCGGTCCTCCCAGGAGCGCAGCACCGCGCAGAGGCGGGCCGTGTCGCCCTCGTGGTTCACCGGGCCGGTCCACCCGACGACGGCCGGGATGTCCGCGCTGCGGCGCGCCGGGACCAGGGCGAGGTGAGGAGCGGCGAACACGGAACCGCCCTCGCCGGTCAGGGAGTCGGCGACCTGGGCGGCGCGCGTGCCCGGATCGGAGGCGAGGGTGGGCGCGGCGGCCGGGCCGGGCCACTCCTCGCCGTCGGCCGCGCACTCCTCCCAGTGCCGGGCGAGGACCTCCTCGGCGTCGTGGTCGCCCGGGTAGGACATCGCGTCGGGCGCCAGCTCCCAGTCGTCCGGACCGCCGCGGGCGCCGCCCATGTCGACGAGCACGGGCAGCAGCCCGGCCCGTGCCGAAGGGCCGCCGAGCGCGCTCCAGTTGCCCGGCGCGGCCGCCCGCTGCGCATGCCAGAGCAGCGGCTCGTGCCACGGCCCCTCCACGGTCGAGTCGATCAGCCGTCCGGGCGGGAGCCGCAGCCCGAGGGAACGCCCGCTCGGGTCGGACGCGAGCTTGGGCAGCGGGTTGGGAAGAGTCGCCATGCCGGTGACTGTACGGGCGGCCACTGACAACGGGCCGCCGTCCGGGGGGAGTCCGGGATCGCCGGCCCCGGGGGCCCGCTTCCGCGCCCGGACGCGGTGCGTCAGCCAGATGCCCGCGCCGATCGCCGGGAGGAGGACCGACGCCGGGACGAGCACCCCGAGCACTCCGATGAACAGCAGACCGAGCAGGGCGTCGGCGGGCGACTCGTCCTCCACCTCGGCGCTCCCCGTCTCTCGTGCGTCCCGGCCCGCGTTCCGGCGGGCGCCGCGGCGGTGTTCCGGCCGTTGTGCCGTTGTCCCGTTGTGCCGTGGGGGACGAGCGGCGGTGAGGGAACGGTTCCCCGGGCCCGCGGCTGCCCGGCGCACCCGGCTCCCGACGCGGTCCGGCGGCCGCCGTGGCGGAGGGCGTCGTCATCGCCGTCCACGACGGGGCCGTGTACGACGACGGCCCGTTCCTCCCGTGCGGGAGGGAACGGGCCGTACGCGTCTTCGGCGGCCGCGGCCCCGCGCGCTCAGAGCCGCTCGGGCGTCCTGATGCCCAGCAGCGCCATGCCCCGTTGTAGCGTCCTGGCCGTGAGGTCGACCAGGAACAGCCGGTTCGCCACGACCTCGGGCGCGTTGTCGGGCGACAGCACGTGGCACTGGTCGTAGAACGTCGTCAGGTGCGAGGCCAGCTGGTACAGGTAGGCGGCCAGCTTGTGCGGGGCGTACTCCGCCGCCGCCTCCGTGACCGTCTCGCCGAACCGGTCCAGGTGCAGGCCCAGCGCGCGCTCCGCCGGGGCCAGTTCCAGCTCCGGGTGGGCGACCGGACGGGCCTCGCCGGCCTTGCGCAGGATGGACTGGATCCGCGCGTACGCGTACTGGAGGTACACGGACGTGTCGCCGTTCAGCGAGACCATCTGGTCCAGGTCGAACTTGTAGTCCCGCACCGCGGACGTCGACAGGTCGGCGTACTTCACCGCGCCGATGCCCACGTACCTGCCGTTCTCCTCGATCTCCCGCTCGGACAGGCCGACCTTCTCCGCCTTGTCCCGGACCACGGCCGTCGCCCGGTCCACCGCCTCGTCGAGGAGGTCGACCAGCTTGACGGTCTCGCCCTCACGGGTCTTGAACGGCTTGCCGTCCTTGCCGAGGACCGTGCCGAAGGCCAACTGGTGCGCCTTCACCCGGTCGTTCAGCCAGCCCGCCCGGCGCGCCGTCTCGAAGACCATCTTGAAGTGCAGCGACTGCCGGGCGTCGACGACGTAGATGAGCGAGTCCGCCTTGAGGCCGAAGACGCGGTCGCGGATCGCCGAGAGGTCCGTCGCCGCGTAGCCGTAGCCGCCGTCGGACTTCTGCACGATCAGCGGGACCGGGTTGCCGTCCGGGCCCTTGACGTCGTCGAAGAACACGCACAGCGCGCCCTCCGAGCGGACCGCGACGCCCGACTCCTCCAGCAGCCGGCAGGTCTCCGCCAGCATGTCGTTGTACCCGGACTCGCCGACGATGTCCGCGTCCCGGATCTCCATGTCCAGCTTCTCGAACACGGAGAAGAAGTAGATCTTCGACTCGTCGACGAACTTCTGCCAGATGGCGAGGGTGTGCGGTTCGCCCGCCTGGAGGTCGACCACCCGGCGGCGGGCCCGGGTCTTGAACTCCTCGTCCGCGTCGAACAGCTTGCGCGCGTCCTTGTAGAGGCGGTCCAGGTTGGACATCGCCTCCTCGCCGCTGACCCGGGAGTCCTTGTGGTCCAGCTCGTGCGGGTGCTCGTCCAGGTACTGGATGAGCATGCCGAACTGGGTGCCCCAGTCGCCGATGTGGTGGCGGCGGACCACGCTCTCGCCGGTGAACTCCAGCATCCGCACCGTCGCGTCGCCGATGACCGCCGACCGCAGGTGGCCGACGTGCATCTCCTTCGCCACGTTCGGCTGGGCGTAGTCGACGACCGTCGTGCCCGGCCGCGGGGACGTGGGCACGCCCAGCCGGTCGGCGTCCGCGTAGCGCGCCGCGAGGTTCTCGGTGATCGCCCGGTCGGTGACCGTGACGTTCAGGAAGCCGGGGCCCGAGACCTCGATCTCCTTGATCACGTCACCGCTCACCACGTTCGCCACGACCCGCGTCGCCAGCTCCCGCGGGTTCGCCTTCGCCTTCTTGGCCAGCGCGAGGATGCCGTTGGCCTGGAAGTCGGCCCGGTCGCTTCGTCGCAGCAGCGGGTCCGCGGCGGCCTCCGGCAGGGTGGCGGAGATCGCGGACGACAGGTGCTGCTCGACGGAGTGGCTGAGGGACGTGACCGAGGCCATAGGAGTGGGTGCCGTTCTCCTCGTGGGTGGGATGGGCAGGACCAGTATCCCATGGGGGGTAAAGCGGTTTTCCCGGGCGCGGGGCCGTCTGGGACAATGGAGCGCACTTCAAACCCGCAAGCCTTCACAACAAGAGGACGTGCCGATCGTGGGGCAGAGCACCGAGACCACCGACTGGGTCTCCCGTTTCGCCGATGAGGTCATCGAGGAGTCGGAACGCCGGGCCCCGGGCAAACCTGTGGTCGTCGCGTCCGGGCTCTCCCCCTCCGGCCCCATCCACCTCGGCAACCTGCGCGAGGTCATGACCCCGCACCTCGTCGCCGACGAGATCCGCCGCCGCGGCCGCCAGGTCCGCCACCTGATCTCCTGGGACGACTACGACCGCTACCGCAAGGTGCCGCTCGGCATCGACGGCGTCGACGGGTCCTGGGCCGAGCACATCGGCAAGCCGCTGACGTCCGTCCCGGCCCCGCACGGCTCGGCGTACCCGAACTGGGCCGAGCACTTCAAGGCCGCGATGGTCGAGTCGCTGGCCGAGCTGGGCGTGGAGTTCGACGGGATCAGCCAGACCGCGCAGTACACCTCCGGCGTCTACCGCGAGCAGATCCTGCACGCCGTCCGGCACCGCGGCGACATCGACGCGATCCTCGACCAGTACCGCACCAAGAAGGCCCCGGCGAAGAAGCAGCAGAAGCCCCTCGACGAGGCCGAGCTGGAGGCCGCCGAGGGCTCGGGCGCGGCCGCCGAGGACGACGGCTCCTCCGGCACCGCCGGCTACTTCCCGTACAAGCCCTACTGCGGCAACTGCGAGAAGGACCTCACCACGGTCACCTCGTACGTCGACGACACCACCGAGCTGTCCTACACCTGCACCGCGTGCGGCTTCGCCGAGACCGTCCGGCTGAACGAGTTCAACCGCGGCAAGCTGGTCTGGAAGGTCGACTGGCCGATGCGCTGGGCGTACGAGGGCGTCGTCTTCGAGCCGTCCGGCGTGGACCACTCGTCCCCCGGCTCCAGCTTCCAGGTCGGCGGGCAGATCGTCGGCATCTTCGGCGGCAAGCAGCCCATCGGGCCGATGTACGCCTTCGTCGGCATCAGCGGCATGGCGAAGATGTCCTCCTCCAAGGGCGGGGTGCCCACCCCCGGCGACGCGCTGAAGATCATGGAGCCGCAGATCCTGCGCTGGCTCTACGCCCGCCGCCGTCCCAACCAGTCCTTCAAGATCGCCTTCGACCAGGAGATCCAGCGGCTCTACGACGAGTGGGACAAGCTGGACGCCAAGGTCGCCGACGGCAGCGCCCTCCCGGCCGACGTCGCCGCGCACTCCCGCGCCGTGGGCACGGCCGGCGGCGACCTCCCGCGCACCCCACGGCCGCTGCCGTACCGCACCCTCGCCTCCGTCGCCGACATCACCGCCGGGCAGGCCGAACAGGCGCTGCGCATCCTCGGCGACCTCGACCCCGGCAACCCGATCACCACGCTGGACGAGGCCCGGCCCCGGTACGACAAGGCCGAGGCCTGGATCAACAACCACGTCCCCGCCGACCAGCGCACCGTCGTGCGCGAGGAGCCGGACGCCGAACTGCTGAAGTCCCTCGACGAGGCCTCCCGGCAGTCCCTGCGCCTGCTGCTCGACGGACTCGCCGAGCACTGGTCGCTCGACGGGCTGACGCACCTCGTCTACGGCGTGCCCAAGGTGCAGGCGGGATTCTCCGCCGACGCCACGCCCAAGGAGCTGCCGCCGGAGATCAAGACCGCCCAGCGGACGTTCTTCGCCCTGCTCTACCACCTGCTCGTCGGCCGCGACACCGGCCCGCGCCTGCCCACGCTGCTGCTCGCCGTGGGACAGGACCGGGTACGGGCCCTGCTCGGGGAGTAGACGGGACGAACGGAAAGGGGCCCCCGCACCGACCACCAGGACACGAGGTCTGGTGCGGGGGCCCCTTTCACGCGCCTGCTTCACGCGCCTGCTTCACGCGCCTGCGTGCCGAGAGGTGCTAGGCGATGTGGTCGTCCTGCAGTTCCGCCGTGTGGCGGTTGGTGAAGCGGTTGACCATCCGGTCGGCCTCACGCTGCGGGAGGATCACACCCCACGTCGCCTCCACGTCGTTCCTCAGCTGACCCGAGGTGGGGTAGCTGCCGTCGATCGACTTCTTGAAGACCAGGTAGTAGTCGTCCTCGGTCGGCTCCGGGCTGCCGCCGCCCTCGCCCAGCTCACGGCTGCGCCCCGGCACCACCGGGATGGGGAACGAACCGGTCTCCTCCGGCGACGGCTCCTGCGCCGGGGGCTCCTCCTGGTACTGGTCCGCGTACTGCTCGGCCTGCTGCTGCTCCTCGTACCACTGGGCGTACTGCTCCGAGGGGTCGTAGGTGGGGTCGTAGCCGCCCTGGTACTGGACCTCGTGCGGCGACTGGAACCACGGGTTCTGGTCGTCCTCCGGGGGCTCGGGCTGCTGGGCCTGCGGGACCTGCTGCGCCGGCCGCATCCCCTGCTGCCCGTGTTGCCCCTGCTGGCCCTGGCCCTGAAGCCGGGGCTGCCGTTCCTGCCCGCGCACCGGAGCCGCCGCCAGCTCCTGCATCTCCTGCTGGGGCGCCAGGGCCGGCCCCTGCGACCGGTCCTGGGCCTGCATCGGCATGGGCGGCAGCAGGGCCGGTTCTATGCCCGCCGCCGCCAGACCCGCCGGGGCCGTCTCCGCCAGCGGGACCCCGTAACGGGCCAGCCGCAGCGGCATCAGCGACTCCACCGGAGCCTTGCGACGCCACGCCCGGCCGAACCGCGAACGCAGCCTCGCCTGGTAGACGAGACGTTCCTGCTCCAGCTTGATCACCTGGTCGTACGAGCGCAGCTCCCACAGCTTCATCCGCCGCCACAGCAGGAAGGTGGGCACCGGCGAGAGCAGCCAGCGCGTGATGCGCACGCCCTCCATGTGCTTGTCCGCCGTGATGTCGGCGATCCGGCCGATCGCGTGCCGGGCCGCCTCGACGGCCACCACGAACAGGATCGGGATCACCGCGTGCATGCCCGTGCCCAGCGGGTCCGGCCAGGCCGCCGCGCCGTTGAAGGCGATCGTCGCGGCCGTCAGCAGCCACGCCGTCTGCCGCAGCAGCGGGAAGGGGATGCGGATCCACGTCAGCAGCAGGTCCAGGGCCAGCAGGACGCAGATGCCCGCGTCGATGCCGATCGGGAACACATAGGAGAAGTTCCCGAAGCCCTTCTCGATGGCCAGCTCCCGGACGGCCGCGTACGAACCGGCGAAGCCGATGCCGGCGATGATCACGGCGCCGGTCACGACCACGCCGATGAGAACGCGGTGCGTCCGGGTCAGCTGTATTCGCTCGGCCACCCGTACTCCCCTCCCCTTGCGTGTTCTTGCGCGCAACAGGGTGGCACATGTGTGCGGCTCACGCTGTGCCGGACCGTCAGCTCTTCGCGGACGCGGACGCCTTCGGAGCCGCCGCGGCCGCCTTGGACGCCGACGCCGACGGCGCGGGCGAGGTGGACGCCGACGCCGTGGCGGACGGCTTCGCCCTGCCCGTCGGCGCGGGGGACTTCGAGGGGGCCGTGCCGGAGCCGGAGTCCGAACCGCCGCCGTCGCCCGAGCCGTTGGCGGACCGCACCGCGGCCACCGTCTCCTTGGCGGCCTTCTCCGCGGCCTTCGTCAGAGCGTCCGCGGTGGGCGTTTTGTCGCCCGCCAGACCGGCGCCGTTGTAGTCCAGCGTGACCACCACGTTCTCCACGCGCGCGACGACCGTCTGCTGCCGGAACGCGCCTTCCGCCTTCTTCAGGTCGTAGCGGACCAGCGTCGCCTCGTCGCCCGTGTCGGCGGCCGGCGTCGCCTTCGTGTTCTTCGCGCCGGTCACCGCCTGCGCGTCCTTGACCTGCTTCGCGTAGTACGTCTTCGCCTGCGACTCGCCGTCGCCCGTGGCCGCGTCCGACTCGAACCGCAGCAACGACACGTTCAGCCAGCGGAACTGCGACCCCTTCACCCCGTTGTTGACCAGGCTCGACCACGAGCAGCTCGCCCGCTCGCCCGTGTCGCTCGACGTGCCCTTCTTGCCGGAGGCCTTCGGCACCAGCTCGGTCAGCGTCTTCTTCGACATCACCGCGCAGGGCTCCGGCAGCGTCTTGTACGCGGCCGCCCGCACGGTCGGCGTCGCGCTCGCCGCCGGGTCCGTGCCCGAGCCGCCGGTGGCGGCCGCGTCCTGCGCCTTGTCACCGGAGCCGGAGTCGGAGCCGGAGTCCGAGGAGCAGCCCGCGGCGATCAGCATCACCGGGACGGCGACCGCCGCGGCGAGGAGGCGGTTCAGGCCCCCGGCACGCCTCGCTCGTTCGTCACGCTGCTCACGCTGGTCAAACTGGCCGTCTCGCTGGGCTCGTCGCTGCATGGTTCCTTCACTCATGACGCTCGTGGTTCCTGCGGTCGGATCGGGTCCGAGGGGCCACGGTACGCGGTGAAGAAGCTGTGCGGTTCCGCTTCCAGGCCTTCGCGGACCGGGCACGGAAGGGGCCGAAGTGG encodes:
- the lysS gene encoding lysine--tRNA ligase; its protein translation is MPIVGQSTETTDWVSRFADEVIEESERRAPGKPVVVASGLSPSGPIHLGNLREVMTPHLVADEIRRRGRQVRHLISWDDYDRYRKVPLGIDGVDGSWAEHIGKPLTSVPAPHGSAYPNWAEHFKAAMVESLAELGVEFDGISQTAQYTSGVYREQILHAVRHRGDIDAILDQYRTKKAPAKKQQKPLDEAELEAAEGSGAAAEDDGSSGTAGYFPYKPYCGNCEKDLTTVTSYVDDTTELSYTCTACGFAETVRLNEFNRGKLVWKVDWPMRWAYEGVVFEPSGVDHSSPGSSFQVGGQIVGIFGGKQPIGPMYAFVGISGMAKMSSSKGGVPTPGDALKIMEPQILRWLYARRRPNQSFKIAFDQEIQRLYDEWDKLDAKVADGSALPADVAAHSRAVGTAGGDLPRTPRPLPYRTLASVADITAGQAEQALRILGDLDPGNPITTLDEARPRYDKAEAWINNHVPADQRTVVREEPDAELLKSLDEASRQSLRLLLDGLAEHWSLDGLTHLVYGVPKVQAGFSADATPKELPPEIKTAQRTFFALLYHLLVGRDTGPRLPTLLLAVGQDRVRALLGE
- a CDS encoding DUF3558 domain-containing protein, with amino-acid sequence MSEGTMQRRAQRDGQFDQREQRDERARRAGGLNRLLAAAVAVPVMLIAAGCSSDSGSDSGSGDKAQDAAATGGSGTDPAASATPTVRAAAYKTLPEPCAVMSKKTLTELVPKASGKKGTSSDTGERASCSWSSLVNNGVKGSQFRWLNVSLLRFESDAATGDGESQAKTYYAKQVKDAQAVTGAKNTKATPAADTGDEATLVRYDLKKAEGAFRQQTVVARVENVVVTLDYNGAGLAGDKTPTADALTKAAEKAAKETVAAVRSANGSGDGGGSDSGSGTAPSKSPAPTGRAKPSATASASTSPAPSASASKAAAAAPKASASAKS
- a CDS encoding DUF2637 domain-containing protein — translated: MAERIQLTRTHRVLIGVVVTGAVIIAGIGFAGSYAAVRELAIEKGFGNFSYVFPIGIDAGICVLLALDLLLTWIRIPFPLLRQTAWLLTAATIAFNGAAAWPDPLGTGMHAVIPILFVVAVEAARHAIGRIADITADKHMEGVRITRWLLSPVPTFLLWRRMKLWELRSYDQVIKLEQERLVYQARLRSRFGRAWRRKAPVESLMPLRLARYGVPLAETAPAGLAAAGIEPALLPPMPMQAQDRSQGPALAPQQEMQELAAAPVRGQERQPRLQGQGQQGQHGQQGMRPAQQVPQAQQPEPPEDDQNPWFQSPHEVQYQGGYDPTYDPSEQYAQWYEEQQQAEQYADQYQEEPPAQEPSPEETGSFPIPVVPGRSRELGEGGGSPEPTEDDYYLVFKKSIDGSYPTSGQLRNDVEATWGVILPQREADRMVNRFTNRHTAELQDDHIA
- the argS gene encoding arginine--tRNA ligase, which codes for MASVTSLSHSVEQHLSSAISATLPEAAADPLLRRSDRADFQANGILALAKKAKANPRELATRVVANVVSGDVIKEIEVSGPGFLNVTVTDRAITENLAARYADADRLGVPTSPRPGTTVVDYAQPNVAKEMHVGHLRSAVIGDATVRMLEFTGESVVRRHHIGDWGTQFGMLIQYLDEHPHELDHKDSRVSGEEAMSNLDRLYKDARKLFDADEEFKTRARRRVVDLQAGEPHTLAIWQKFVDESKIYFFSVFEKLDMEIRDADIVGESGYNDMLAETCRLLEESGVAVRSEGALCVFFDDVKGPDGNPVPLIVQKSDGGYGYAATDLSAIRDRVFGLKADSLIYVVDARQSLHFKMVFETARRAGWLNDRVKAHQLAFGTVLGKDGKPFKTREGETVKLVDLLDEAVDRATAVVRDKAEKVGLSEREIEENGRYVGIGAVKYADLSTSAVRDYKFDLDQMVSLNGDTSVYLQYAYARIQSILRKAGEARPVAHPELELAPAERALGLHLDRFGETVTEAAAEYAPHKLAAYLYQLASHLTTFYDQCHVLSPDNAPEVVANRLFLVDLTARTLQRGMALLGIRTPERL
- a CDS encoding DUF4253 domain-containing protein; protein product: MATLPNPLPKLASDPSGRSLGLRLPPGRLIDSTVEGPWHEPLLWHAQRAAAPGNWSALGGPSARAGLLPVLVDMGGARGGPDDWELAPDAMSYPGDHDAEEVLARHWEECAADGEEWPGPAAAPTLASDPGTRAAQVADSLTGEGGSVFAAPHLALVPARRSADIPAVVGWTGPVNHEGDTARLCAVLRSWEDRFGIRVVGLGFDVLVVSVAAPPATLTEATAVAAEHFAFCPDNVLQGAGDLAAYAEQLVGEPVWSFWWD
- a CDS encoding aminotransferase-like domain-containing protein; its protein translation is MTPASTPAPASAPAPAPAPVSASAVAPPPLAARAGSVGGSPVRDILAVTARPEVINFAGGLPAPELFDREGVAAAFRHVLEEAPARALQYSTTEGEPALREPLAARTTARGLPTTADDLLVTTGSQQALSLLATALLDPGDTVLVEEPCYLAALQVFGLAGARILAVPADADGPDPEALAELVVRERPKLFYTVPTFQNPTGRTLPAERRAAVAAVAARHGLWIVEDDPYGELRYEGGRVPWIAAHPDARDRTVLLGSFSKVMAPGLRLGWLRAPAPLRRACAIVKQAADLHTPTVNQLAAARYLAVRDLDAHVSRVAAVYRERRDAMLAGLGDALPDGSVWNRPEGGMFLWARLPERYDTTALLPQVVAQDVAYVPGAPFYAGEADRSTLRLCFVTQTPREIAEGLTRLGRGLRA